In Deltaproteobacteria bacterium, the genomic window AATAGGTCGCTGTTGTCCCCAATTACTCTAACTTATCAGATGTACCCTGGTATTCGACGGTGTTCGTTTGCCATTTTAATATATTCAATTCTTGGCCGTTGATTTATATCAATTGGAAGATGGATTTTTTTTTCAAGAAATGAACTAAACTGTTTTAGCCCACCATCTAACTTCTTAAACTTTAACTCTTCTACTTTTTCTTTATTTAACTTCATGACAAAGTTTTCATCTAGGTAAATCAAGCAATTATCATATGCTCTGTGAAATGTTGGAGATAGCGCAATTCCATTTGTAATGTGATCACTACTATCGTCAGAAGGCACTGGCAAAATATGAGCCGCATCTAAAAGGCGTAATTGTGTTCTTGTTACTGCACACCGATTATCATAAGCGGCCAGTACTTTGCGGCTAAAATTAGCATCACGCGAATTTTTAATTACAGTTTCAACTACTTTTTTCCGATCTGAGGCGAGACTAGAAATATCTTGTGGTGGTATTACTTGTAACTCTACTGCTTTTGTAAGT contains:
- a CDS encoding HNH endonuclease, which codes for PSLPDEYRIQMTSVSSPLPKNPDGLTVLMGYHPDLRMFAGFDLNKHSTFTAGSPSVQIDITAIHAALQHGLSFTIKDNDEIAIGVRPDQFLSYCLNADALHLYGAEMKLTKILTKAVELQVIPPQDISSLASDRKKVVETVIKNSRDANFSRKVLAAYDNRCAVTRTQLRLLDAAHILPVPSDDSSDHITNGIALSPTFHRAYDNCLIYLDENFVMKLNKEKVEELKFKKLDGGLKQFSSFLEKKIHLPIDINQRPRIEYIKMANEHRRIPGYI